One window of Mesoplodon densirostris isolate mMesDen1 chromosome 15, mMesDen1 primary haplotype, whole genome shotgun sequence genomic DNA carries:
- the PIK3IP1 gene encoding phosphoinositide-3-kinase-interacting protein 1 has product MLLAWLQTILVFSNMLLAKAYGSGGCFWDNGHLYRADQPSPAPGLLCLNWLDAQSGPVSVPESGAGNHSYCRNPDQDPRGPWCYVSGEAGAPEKRPCKDLRCPETTFQGLPTSTTETKEVSEVPGGDEVQVFAPANTLPAQSEAAAVQPVIGISQRVRVNSKEKKDLGTLGYVLGLTMMVIIIGIGAGIVLGYTYKRGKDLKEQHERKVCEREMQRITLPLSAFTNPTCEIVDEKTIVVHASQTPVDLQEGSAPLMGQAGTPGA; this is encoded by the exons ATGCTGTTGGCCTGGCTGCAAACAATCCTCGTCTTCAGCAACATGCTCCTGGCAAAAGCCTATGGATCTGGAG GCTGCTTCTGGGACAACGGCCACCTGTACCGGGCTGACCAGCCCTCTCCCGCACCGGGCCTCCTCTGTCTCAACTGGCTGGACGCGCAGAGCGGCCCGGTATCTGTCCCCGAGTCGG GCGCCGGCAACCATAGCTACTGCCGGAACCCGGACCAGGACCCACGTGGTCCCTGGTGCTACGTCAGCGGCGAGGCCGGCGCTCCCGAGAAGCGGCCTTGCAAGGACCTGCGCTGCCCAG AGACCACTTTCCAGGGCCTGCCAACCTCTACAACAGAAACCAAGGAGGTGTCTGAAGTGCCAGGAGGAGATGAGGTGCAGGTGTTTGCTCCTGCCAACACCCTGCCTGCCCAGAGTGAGGCCGCTGCCGTGCAGCCAGTGATTGGGATCAGCCAGCGGGTGCGGGTGAactccaaggagaaaaaggacctgGGAACCCTGG GCTATGTGCTGGGCCTTACCATGATGGTGATCATCATCGGCATTGGAGCTGGCATCGTCCTCGGTTACACCTACAAGAG GGGCAAGGACCTGAAAGAGCAGCATGAACGGAAGGtgtgtgagagggagatgcaacgAATCACCCTGCCCTTGTCTGCCTTCACCAACCCCACCTGTGAGATCGTGGATGAGAAGACCATTGTGGTCCACGCCAGCCAGACTCCAGTTGACCTTCAAGAGGGCAGTGCCCCCCTCATGGGCCAGGCGGGCACTCCAGGCGCCTGA